The stretch of DNA GAGATAAAAtccttttttaattcattcCATTCCTCCTCTGTAAGTTTATTTGTGGGTATTTCACTACTATCATCCATATGATCTGTATAAGTATCTTGTACGTTATTATTTGTGCTAGGTTTTAGTACGACTTCGATCAAAGTTTTATATTTAGGACCAAGTggtttatatatatcatttatatccACTTCTTCATATTCACTTTCAGAAGATAAAGTTAGGTCAGAAGaacatatattaacaatatAATCGTCCGGTTCGTCTCCTTccatataaatatatgtttttcCTTTAT from Plasmodium gaboni strain SY75 chromosome Unknown, whole genome shotgun sequence encodes:
- a CDS encoding putative EMP1-like protein — encoded protein: NEDAMPTQTSTNRYVPYRNAQYKGKTYIYMEGDEPDDYIVNICSSDLTLSSESEYEEVDINDIYKPLGPKYKTLIEVVLKPSTNNNVQDTYTDHMDDSSEIPTNKLTEEEWNELKKDFIS